A single genomic interval of Pseudomonas sp. FeN3W harbors:
- the gmk gene encoding guanylate kinase → MSATTGTLYIVSAPSGAGKTSLVKALVDAQPQVRVSVSHTTRAMRPGEVDGVNYHFVSREDFLARLERNEFLEHAEVFGNLYGTSQRWLEQTLAEGFDLILEIDWQGAQQVRRLMPQAKSIFILPPTQEALRQRLNNRGQDSDEIIDKRMREAVSEMSHYVEYDYLVINDDFAHALIDLQSIFRANQLIQKTQQQRHARLLGELLA, encoded by the coding sequence ATGTCCGCCACCACCGGTACGCTCTATATCGTTTCCGCGCCTTCCGGGGCCGGCAAGACCAGCCTGGTCAAGGCGCTGGTCGATGCACAACCGCAGGTACGCGTGTCGGTGTCCCACACCACTCGCGCCATGCGACCGGGTGAGGTCGACGGGGTCAACTACCACTTCGTCAGTCGCGAGGATTTTCTCGCGCGCCTGGAGCGCAACGAGTTTCTCGAGCATGCCGAGGTGTTCGGCAACCTGTACGGCACCTCGCAGCGCTGGCTGGAGCAGACCTTGGCCGAGGGCTTCGACCTGATCCTGGAAATCGACTGGCAGGGTGCCCAGCAGGTGCGCCGGCTGATGCCGCAGGCCAAGTCGATCTTCATCCTGCCGCCGACCCAGGAAGCACTGCGCCAACGCCTCAACAACCGCGGTCAGGACAGTGACGAGATCATCGACAAGCGCATGCGCGAAGCTGTCAGCGAAATGAGCCACTACGTCGAATACGACTACCTGGTGATCAACGACGACTTCGCCCACGCCCTGATCGACCTGCAGTCGATTTTCCGTGCCAACCAGCTGATACAGAAGACCCAGCAACAGCGCCACGCCCGCCTGCTCGGCGAATTGCTCGCGTAG
- the rpoZ gene encoding DNA-directed RNA polymerase subunit omega produces MARVTVEDCLDNVDNRFELVMLATKRSRQLATGGKEPKVAWENDKPTVVALREIASGLVDYDVIAQDEIVDDEPLFTQYEEEPNEAI; encoded by the coding sequence ATGGCCCGCGTTACCGTTGAAGATTGCCTGGACAACGTCGATAACCGCTTCGAGCTGGTCATGCTCGCTACCAAGCGCTCGCGCCAGCTGGCCACCGGTGGCAAGGAGCCCAAGGTCGCATGGGAAAATGACAAGCCGACCGTCGTCGCCCTGCGCGAAATCGCTTCCGGCCTGGTCGACTACGATGTCATTGCACAAGACGAGATCGTTGACGACGAACCGCTCTTCACCCAGTACGAGGAAGAGCCGAACGAGGCCATCTGA
- the spoT gene encoding bifunctional GTP diphosphokinase/guanosine-3',5'-bis pyrophosphate 3'-pyrophosphohydrolase, with translation MPAIDALADRLSTYLGPDQVNLVRRAYFYAEQAHDGQRRRSGEAYVTHPLAVANILADMHMDHQSLMAAMLHDVIEDTGIPKDALVAQFGETVAELVDGVSKLTQMNFETKAEAQAENFQKMAMAMARDIRVILVKLADRLHNMRTLEVLAGEKRRRIAKETLEIYAPIANRLGMHTMRVEFEDLGFKAMHPMRSERIRAAVRRARGNRNEIVDKIEQSLIHCLEREGLEGDVLGREKHLYSIYKKMRGKRKAFHEIMDVYAFRIVVDKVDTCYRVLGAVHSLYKPLPGRFKDYIAIPKANGYQSLHTTLFGMHGVPIEIQIRTREMEEMANNGIAAHWLYKSPEDEVPKGTHARARQWVKGVLELQQRAGNSLEFIESVKIDLFPDEVYVFTPKGRIMELPKGSTAVDFAYAVHTDVGNTCIACRVNRRLAPLSQPLESGSTVEIVTAPGARPNPAWLNFVVTGKARTHIRHALKLQRRSESINLGERLLSKALSGFETSLEKISPERIQQVLAEYHMEYVEDLLEDIGLGNRMAYVIARRLILRDDEQAPALEGPLAIRGTEGLVLNYAKCCTPIPGDPIVGHLSAGKGMVVHLETCRNIADVRHNPDKCIQLSWSKDVTGEFNVELRVELEHQRGLIALLAGSVNAADGNIEKIGMDERDGRISVVQLVVSVHDRVHLARVIKKLRAIKGVTRITRVKA, from the coding sequence TTGCCAGCCATAGACGCGCTTGCGGATCGCCTATCGACCTATCTCGGCCCGGACCAGGTCAACCTGGTCCGCCGTGCCTATTTCTACGCCGAGCAGGCCCACGACGGGCAGCGCCGGCGCAGCGGTGAAGCCTACGTCACCCATCCTCTCGCGGTAGCCAATATCCTCGCCGACATGCACATGGACCATCAGAGCCTGATGGCCGCGATGCTGCATGACGTCATCGAAGACACCGGCATTCCCAAGGACGCACTGGTTGCGCAGTTCGGCGAAACCGTTGCGGAACTGGTCGACGGGGTCAGCAAGCTGACCCAGATGAACTTCGAGACCAAGGCCGAGGCCCAGGCCGAGAACTTCCAGAAGATGGCCATGGCCATGGCCCGCGACATTCGCGTGATCCTGGTCAAGCTCGCCGACCGCCTGCACAACATGCGCACCCTGGAAGTGCTGGCCGGCGAAAAGCGCCGCCGCATCGCCAAGGAAACCCTCGAGATCTACGCGCCCATCGCCAATCGGCTGGGCATGCACACCATGCGCGTGGAGTTCGAGGATCTGGGCTTCAAGGCCATGCACCCGATGCGCTCGGAGCGAATCCGCGCCGCCGTACGCCGCGCCCGCGGCAACCGCAACGAGATCGTCGACAAGATCGAACAATCGCTGATCCACTGCCTCGAGCGCGAAGGCCTGGAAGGCGACGTGCTGGGCCGCGAGAAACACCTGTACAGCATCTACAAGAAGATGCGCGGCAAGCGAAAAGCATTCCACGAGATCATGGATGTCTACGCGTTCCGCATCGTGGTGGACAAGGTCGACACCTGCTACCGCGTGCTCGGCGCCGTGCACAGCCTCTACAAGCCGCTGCCGGGCCGCTTCAAGGACTACATCGCGATCCCCAAGGCCAACGGCTACCAGTCCCTGCACACCACGCTGTTCGGCATGCACGGCGTGCCCATCGAGATCCAGATCCGCACCCGCGAGATGGAAGAGATGGCCAACAACGGTATCGCCGCGCACTGGCTGTACAAGTCCCCCGAGGACGAAGTGCCCAAGGGCACCCACGCCCGCGCCCGCCAGTGGGTCAAGGGTGTACTGGAGCTGCAGCAGCGTGCCGGCAACTCGCTGGAATTCATCGAGAGCGTGAAGATCGACCTGTTCCCCGACGAGGTCTACGTCTTCACGCCCAAGGGCCGCATCATGGAGCTGCCCAAGGGATCGACCGCCGTCGACTTCGCCTACGCGGTGCACACCGACGTCGGCAACACCTGCATCGCCTGCCGCGTCAACCGTCGCCTGGCGCCACTGTCGCAGCCGCTGGAGAGTGGCTCGACAGTGGAGATCGTCACCGCGCCGGGTGCCCGACCGAATCCGGCCTGGCTGAACTTCGTCGTCACCGGCAAGGCACGTACGCATATCCGCCATGCGCTCAAGCTGCAGCGCCGCTCGGAGTCGATCAACCTCGGCGAGCGCTTGCTGAGCAAGGCGCTCAGCGGCTTCGAAACCAGCCTGGAAAAGATCAGCCCGGAGCGCATTCAACAGGTACTCGCCGAGTACCACATGGAATACGTCGAGGACCTGCTGGAGGACATCGGTCTGGGCAACCGCATGGCCTATGTGATCGCGCGCCGCCTAATCCTGCGCGACGACGAGCAGGCGCCGGCGCTCGAAGGGCCGCTGGCGATCCGCGGCACCGAAGGGCTGGTGCTGAACTATGCCAAGTGCTGTACGCCGATTCCCGGCGACCCCATCGTCGGGCACTTGTCGGCCGGCAAGGGCATGGTCGTGCATCTGGAAACCTGCCGGAACATCGCCGATGTGCGCCACAACCCGGACAAGTGCATCCAGCTGTCCTGGTCGAAGGATGTCACCGGCGAGTTCAATGTCGAGCTGCGCGTCGAGCTGGAGCACCAGCGCGGTCTGATCGCACTGCTGGCCGGCAGCGTCAATGCCGCCGACGGCAACATCGAAAAAATCGGCATGGACGAGCGCGACGGGCGCATCAGCGTCGTCCAGCTGGTGGTCAGTGTGCATGATCGCGTGCACCTGGCCCGGGTCATCAAGAAGCTGCGCGCGATCAAGGGCGTCACCCGCATCACCCGCGTCAAGGCCTGA
- a CDS encoding RidA family protein translates to MSKTVINTDKAPAAIGTYSQAIKAGNTVYLSGQIPLDPKSMELVEGFEAQAVQVFENLKAVAEAAGGSLKDIVKLNIFLTDLGNFATVNEVMSRYCQQPYPARAAIGVAALPKGAQVEMDAVLVID, encoded by the coding sequence ATGAGCAAGACCGTGATCAACACCGACAAGGCCCCGGCCGCCATTGGTACCTACTCCCAGGCCATCAAGGCCGGCAACACCGTCTACCTGTCCGGGCAGATTCCGCTGGATCCGAAAAGCATGGAACTGGTGGAGGGTTTCGAAGCGCAGGCAGTGCAGGTGTTCGAGAACCTCAAGGCGGTGGCCGAAGCGGCTGGCGGCTCGCTGAAGGACATCGTCAAGCTCAACATCTTCCTCACCGACCTCGGCAACTTCGCCACCGTCAACGAGGTGATGAGCCGTTACTGCCAGCAGCCGTACCCGGCACGTGCTGCCATCGGCGTCGCCGCGCTGCCGAAGGGGGCACAGGTGGAAATGGACGCGGTTCTGGTCATCGACTGA
- a CDS encoding OmpA family protein, with translation MRPLALSKTMALLTMVLLGGCAQHSYVMLADDANGRGGVVLGEEGEHRLDASGKGMAIAGSGQPYAVSEMRRKADFDKALAAQPALPERFTLHLTSSGGLDDAAGQLLDSVLLAARRRDYPVVTVIGHTDTLGHRAANEQVGLRRAQAVAELLRSKGLEAMELRVESHGERNLLIATPDAIAEPRNRRVEILVR, from the coding sequence GTGAGACCGCTGGCGTTGAGCAAAACCATGGCGCTGCTGACGATGGTACTGCTGGGCGGTTGCGCGCAGCATTCCTATGTGATGCTGGCGGACGATGCGAATGGGCGCGGTGGTGTGGTGCTGGGGGAGGAGGGAGAGCATCGGCTGGATGCGTCCGGCAAGGGTATGGCGATAGCGGGGAGTGGTCAGCCCTACGCCGTGTCCGAAATGCGCCGCAAAGCGGATTTCGACAAGGCGCTGGCCGCCCAGCCGGCCCTGCCCGAGCGCTTCACGCTTCACCTGACATCGTCCGGTGGGCTGGACGACGCGGCCGGGCAGTTGCTGGACAGCGTTCTCTTGGCCGCGCGGCGCCGCGATTATCCGGTGGTCACGGTGATCGGCCACACCGATACCCTGGGTCATCGTGCGGCCAACGAGCAGGTCGGTTTGCGTCGCGCCCAGGCGGTTGCCGAGCTGCTGCGCAGCAAGGGCCTGGAAGCGATGGAGTTGCGGGTGGAGTCTCACGGTGAGCGCAATCTGCTGATAGCGACGCCGGATGCCATTGCCGAGCCGCGCAATCGGCGGGTCGAAATTCTGGTGCGTTGA
- a CDS encoding FecR domain-containing protein — MTGFNNYMRRALYMAAAVWIAPATAESLPEPVGHVARVEGAAYISSRGYTNAAKVGQAIVPGVALSTGAEGALGVILGDGSVLAFGPHSELTLDDYRFAPASDELRLRATLSRGTLNLIAGDLARLDPQAIAVDTPDGRIGVRGGQVLMKVAP; from the coding sequence ATGACTGGCTTCAACAACTACATGCGGCGCGCCCTCTACATGGCTGCTGCAGTCTGGATTGCGCCTGCCACCGCCGAAAGCCTGCCCGAACCGGTCGGGCATGTGGCGCGGGTGGAAGGCGCTGCGTACATCAGCAGCCGCGGCTATACCAATGCCGCCAAGGTCGGCCAGGCGATCGTGCCGGGTGTGGCGTTGAGCACCGGCGCCGAAGGCGCACTGGGAGTGATTCTCGGCGACGGCAGTGTGCTGGCGTTCGGTCCGCACAGTGAACTGACCCTCGACGACTATCGCTTCGCCCCGGCATCGGATGAGCTGCGTCTGCGCGCAACGCTCTCTCGCGGCACGCTCAACCTGATTGCGGGCGACCTGGCCCGCCTCGATCCACAAGCCATCGCCGTCGATACGCCTGATGGCCGCATCGGCGTACGCGGTGGCCAGGTATTGATGAAGGTGGCGCCGTGA
- a CDS encoding ABC transporter substrate-binding protein has product MPTNKKYLRCAFLGALITLLPLASASADGETINLLTQNFPPFSMADDGKNFAKEGAISGIDAEVVAALFKRAGVPYAMTLRFPWSRLQQLAEKTPGFAVFSLSRTPEREPKYKWVGPLSEIQIVLLKTPQSQIQVSSLEDAKQYRIGSKDGSVGSQYLINRGIEVQSSLIDTPAKLKAGQFDLWATTNPSGEYEANQAGVGPLTVALTLSRVDLYLALNKETPDAVVEKLQRTLDQMKQEGLLQQAAQRYVN; this is encoded by the coding sequence ATGCCGACCAACAAGAAGTATCTTCGCTGCGCTTTTCTCGGCGCGCTGATTACCCTCCTGCCACTCGCCTCGGCCAGCGCCGACGGGGAGACCATCAACCTGCTCACGCAGAATTTCCCGCCGTTCAGCATGGCCGACGATGGCAAGAATTTCGCCAAGGAGGGGGCGATCAGCGGCATCGACGCTGAAGTGGTGGCCGCCCTGTTCAAGCGCGCGGGCGTGCCCTATGCGATGACGCTGCGTTTCCCGTGGAGCCGCCTGCAGCAGCTGGCCGAAAAGACGCCGGGCTTCGCCGTGTTTTCCCTCAGCCGTACCCCCGAGCGCGAACCCAAGTACAAGTGGGTCGGTCCGCTCAGCGAGATCCAGATCGTGCTGCTCAAGACTCCTCAGAGCCAGATTCAGGTCTCCAGCCTGGAAGATGCCAAGCAGTACCGAATCGGCTCGAAGGATGGCAGCGTGGGCAGTCAGTACCTGATCAACCGCGGCATCGAGGTGCAGAGCTCGCTGATCGATACGCCGGCCAAGCTGAAAGCCGGCCAGTTCGATCTGTGGGCGACCACCAACCCCTCCGGCGAATACGAGGCGAACCAGGCCGGCGTCGGCCCGCTAACCGTGGCGCTGACCCTGAGTCGGGTCGATCTCTATCTGGCGCTGAACAAGGAAACGCCGGATGCGGTCGTCGAGAAACTGCAGCGCACCCTCGACCAGATGAAGCAGGAAGGGCTGCTGCAACAGGCGGCGCAGCGTTACGTGAACTGA
- a CDS encoding AAA family ATPase — MKTPRLLQGRRGPVLSIFLLLLIAASVAYWQLRPNAPSTPATGAAASMLEALQDSTEPWQVNRRDLSVLMSDLRGAGIASAALGKDAVYVSLHDGLRYWVPDQSGRVAGLLLEQYAQASGELFPLAMFQTDAEKPFYTYLLPYSPIALLLLGAAIFFAMKTRSFEVQRKGSGVTFADVIGAAEAKQALSDVTTYLRDPAAYARLGARPPKGVLLTGEPGTGKTQLAKALASESNASFIQVTGSDFSSMYFGVGIQKVKALFRTARKQAPCIIFIDEIDGIGKRAEQQRSSDAESNRIINQFLAEMDGFDGAAGVLVLGATNFPNSLDPALVREGRFDRSIAVGLPGLDDREALFRLYAGKISAATDLDFPQLARNTVGLTPAAIAYIVNHAALLAARAAASQVDMAHFVDAVETCRIGEQPSGVTPMSATDRKRIAVHEAGHALVAAALNVGRVEKVTILPRGQALGVTLVTPVEDKRLHMYSELRNRIQMLLAGRGAEQLYFHEVSSGAGQDLQEASKIALSMVGALGMGPRGSLLSLQAVRDAHLDSDPREALEAADELLQQLNQECLALLQRLKPALDHITERLLECETVPGEEVLAAVAAIPADRAHGVSPLHGPLSGLERVAASGFDDGTGALFDLVAGEPKDITEPEGPGMA, encoded by the coding sequence ATGAAAACACCCCGTCTGCTACAAGGTCGCCGCGGCCCTGTACTCTCCATTTTTCTGCTCCTGCTGATCGCCGCCAGCGTCGCCTATTGGCAGTTGCGCCCCAACGCCCCATCGACGCCGGCCACAGGTGCGGCGGCGAGCATGCTCGAAGCCCTGCAGGACTCCACCGAGCCCTGGCAGGTCAATCGCCGCGACCTTTCGGTGCTGATGAGCGACCTGCGTGGCGCCGGCATCGCCAGCGCCGCATTGGGTAAGGATGCGGTGTACGTCAGCCTGCACGATGGCCTGCGCTACTGGGTGCCGGACCAGTCCGGTCGCGTCGCCGGGTTGTTGCTCGAGCAGTACGCGCAAGCCAGCGGTGAGCTGTTCCCGTTGGCGATGTTCCAGACCGACGCGGAAAAGCCTTTCTACACCTACCTGCTGCCCTACTCGCCAATCGCCTTGCTGCTGCTCGGGGCGGCAATTTTCTTCGCCATGAAGACCCGCAGCTTCGAGGTCCAGCGCAAGGGCAGCGGCGTGACCTTCGCCGACGTGATCGGTGCCGCGGAAGCCAAGCAGGCCCTCAGCGACGTCACCACCTACCTACGCGATCCGGCCGCCTACGCGCGTCTCGGCGCGCGCCCACCCAAGGGTGTGCTACTGACCGGCGAACCCGGCACCGGTAAGACCCAGCTGGCCAAGGCGCTGGCCAGCGAGTCGAATGCCAGCTTCATCCAGGTCACCGGCAGCGATTTCTCCTCGATGTATTTCGGCGTCGGCATCCAGAAGGTCAAGGCGTTGTTCCGCACCGCGCGCAAACAGGCGCCGTGCATCATCTTCATCGACGAGATCGATGGCATCGGCAAGCGCGCCGAACAGCAGCGCTCCAGCGATGCCGAGAGCAACCGCATCATCAACCAGTTCCTCGCCGAGATGGACGGCTTCGATGGCGCCGCCGGCGTGCTGGTGCTGGGCGCCACCAACTTCCCCAACTCGCTCGATCCGGCGCTGGTACGTGAAGGCCGCTTCGACCGCTCCATCGCCGTCGGCCTGCCCGGCCTCGATGACCGTGAAGCGCTGTTCCGCCTGTATGCCGGCAAGATCAGCGCGGCGACCGATCTGGACTTTCCGCAGCTGGCGCGCAATACCGTCGGTCTCACGCCGGCCGCCATCGCCTACATCGTCAACCACGCGGCGCTGCTGGCCGCCCGCGCGGCCGCCAGCCAGGTCGATATGGCGCACTTCGTCGATGCCGTGGAAACCTGCCGCATCGGCGAGCAGCCCTCCGGCGTGACGCCGATGTCCGCCACCGACCGCAAGCGCATCGCCGTGCACGAAGCCGGCCACGCGCTGGTGGCGGCGGCGTTGAATGTCGGCCGGGTGGAAAAGGTCACCATCCTGCCGCGCGGCCAGGCGCTGGGCGTGACCCTGGTGACGCCGGTGGAGGACAAGCGTCTGCACATGTACTCCGAACTGCGCAACCGCATCCAGATGCTGCTGGCCGGCCGTGGCGCCGAGCAGTTGTATTTCCACGAGGTATCGTCCGGTGCCGGGCAGGATCTGCAGGAAGCCTCGAAGATCGCCCTTTCCATGGTCGGCGCCCTCGGCATGGGCCCGCGCGGCTCGCTGCTGAGCCTGCAGGCCGTGCGCGACGCGCACCTGGACAGCGATCCGCGCGAAGCGCTGGAAGCGGCCGATGAGCTGCTGCAGCAGCTCAATCAGGAGTGCCTTGCACTGCTGCAGCGCCTGAAGCCGGCGCTCGACCACATCACCGAGCGCCTGCTGGAGTGCGAGACCGTGCCGGGTGAGGAAGTGCTCGCTGCGGTTGCCGCGATTCCCGCCGACCGTGCCCATGGCGTCTCGCCATTGCACGGCCCGCTCTCAGGGCTCGAGCGCGTCGCCGCCTCAGGCTTCGACGACGGCACCGGGGCGCTGTTCGACCTCGTCGCCGGCGAGCCGAAGGACATTACCGAACCGGAAGGCCCCGGCATGGCCTAG
- a CDS encoding TPM domain-containing protein, with protein sequence MTLLSERELQQVAEAIERVERSTDAELVTVLAAQADDYHYIPLLWAGLIALLLPGALLFFSGWLGAWQLLLVQWATFIVLAVLFRMPALTSHLIPRSVRNWRACNLARRQFIELNLHHTDGDTGVLIFVSEAERYVEILVDRGISSRIDNAAWESVVACFTERVKQGQVLEGFLGCIEASGALLAQHVPKTHERNELPNRLVLLP encoded by the coding sequence ATGACCTTACTCAGCGAGAGAGAACTGCAACAGGTAGCCGAAGCGATCGAGCGCGTGGAGCGCAGCACCGACGCCGAACTGGTGACGGTGCTGGCCGCCCAGGCGGACGACTATCACTACATCCCGCTGCTGTGGGCCGGTCTGATCGCACTGCTGCTGCCCGGCGCGCTGCTGTTCTTCAGTGGCTGGCTCGGCGCCTGGCAGCTGTTGCTGGTGCAGTGGGCGACCTTTATCGTGCTCGCGGTGCTGTTTCGCATGCCGGCGCTGACCAGCCATCTGATCCCGCGTTCGGTGCGCAACTGGCGCGCCTGCAACCTGGCGCGGCGGCAGTTCATCGAACTCAATCTGCATCACACCGACGGCGACACCGGAGTGCTGATCTTCGTCTCGGAAGCCGAGCGCTACGTGGAGATTCTGGTCGACCGCGGCATCTCCAGCCGCATCGACAATGCCGCCTGGGAGTCTGTCGTCGCCTGCTTCACCGAGCGGGTGAAGCAGGGGCAGGTGCTCGAGGGCTTCCTCGGCTGCATCGAGGCCAGCGGTGCGCTGTTGGCACAGCATGTGCCGAAGACCCACGAGCGCAACGAACTACCCAATCGCCTGGTGTTGTTGCCCTGA
- a CDS encoding TPM domain-containing protein yields MTSRFPLLLILLLWAASLVAQEAEVPELTGRVVDRAELLDSQAEARLTSMLAAHEQATGEQVVVVTVPNLGGRSIEEFGLQLGRTWGIGQEGEDNGALLIVARDDRKIRIEVGYGLEGRLTDAQSSVIINRVIAPAFQRGDFTGGITEGAEAIVTVLGGDALPAELRPVMPMAQEQPGGLGILGFFLMLVAIFVIGGGRGGRGGGRRALLLGALLGGMGRGGGGGFGGGGFGGGGFGGGGGGFGGGGASGGW; encoded by the coding sequence ATGACCTCCAGGTTTCCGCTACTGCTGATCCTGCTGCTCTGGGCCGCTAGCCTGGTCGCCCAGGAAGCCGAGGTCCCGGAGCTGACCGGGCGCGTGGTCGATCGCGCCGAGCTGCTCGACAGCCAGGCCGAGGCGCGTCTGACCAGCATGCTGGCGGCCCACGAGCAGGCGACCGGTGAGCAGGTGGTGGTCGTGACGGTGCCGAATCTCGGCGGGCGTAGCATCGAGGAATTCGGCCTGCAGCTCGGCCGCACCTGGGGCATCGGCCAGGAGGGCGAGGACAACGGCGCGCTGCTGATCGTCGCCCGCGATGATCGCAAGATTCGCATCGAGGTCGGCTACGGCCTGGAAGGTCGGCTCACTGACGCGCAGTCCTCGGTGATCATCAATCGGGTCATCGCGCCGGCGTTCCAGCGCGGCGACTTCACGGGCGGCATCACCGAGGGTGCAGAGGCGATCGTCACGGTGCTTGGCGGCGACGCGTTGCCGGCCGAGCTGCGACCGGTCATGCCGATGGCGCAAGAGCAGCCCGGCGGGCTAGGGATTCTCGGCTTCTTCCTCATGCTGGTGGCTATCTTCGTTATCGGCGGCGGGCGCGGTGGTCGCGGTGGCGGTCGTCGCGCCTTGCTGCTGGGCGCCTTGCTTGGCGGTATGGGGCGGGGCGGTGGCGGCGGTTTCGGCGGTGGTGGCTTCGGCGGTGGTGGCTTCGGTGGGGGCGGCGGCGGTTTCGGAGGCGGCGGTGCTTCCGGCGGCTGGTAA
- a CDS encoding LemA family protein, which yields MDKRIMQTQRYRNTWQLAVVVLMSWLLAGCGINNIPRYDEQVKSAWSQVENQYQRRADLIPNLVETVKGFARQEQETLTAVVEARAKATSIQIDASTLDDPQKLQQFQQAQNQLTGALSRLMAVSERYPELKSNQNFLALQSQLEGTENRIAVARRDFIAAVERYNTEIRTFPGRIWHTLMYSDMPIRENFEATAENAEQAPQVQFQ from the coding sequence ATGGACAAGCGCATCATGCAGACGCAGCGTTATCGAAACACCTGGCAACTGGCGGTTGTAGTCCTTATGTCCTGGCTACTGGCCGGCTGCGGCATCAACAACATTCCGCGCTACGACGAACAGGTGAAATCCGCCTGGTCGCAGGTGGAGAACCAGTATCAGCGCCGTGCCGACCTGATTCCCAATCTGGTCGAGACGGTCAAGGGCTTCGCCCGTCAGGAGCAGGAGACGCTTACGGCGGTGGTCGAGGCGCGGGCCAAGGCCACCTCGATTCAGATCGATGCCAGCACCCTGGACGATCCGCAGAAGCTGCAGCAGTTCCAACAGGCGCAGAACCAGCTGACCGGCGCCCTGAGCCGGCTGATGGCGGTATCCGAGCGCTATCCGGAGCTGAAGTCGAACCAGAACTTCCTTGCCCTGCAATCGCAGCTTGAAGGCACCGAGAACCGCATCGCGGTGGCACGCCGCGACTTCATCGCCGCGGTCGAGCGCTACAACACCGAGATTCGTACCTTCCCCGGACGTATCTGGCACACGCTGATGTACAGCGACATGCCGATTCGCGAGAACTTCGAGGCTACCGCCGAGAATGCCGAGCAGGCGCCACAAGTGCAGTTTCAATGA
- a CDS encoding LysR family transcriptional regulator encodes MLRIDDLQLFVRTADSGSLSAAARGLDVSPAVASAALKRLEASLGARLFVRSTRSLRLTAEGEAYLQHARAALASLHDGAQALAGGREAISGVLPLSAPSDFGRNVLLPWLDEFQACHPQLQVRLLLGDGLTDLFRQPVDLVLRYGEPQDSSLVALPVAAGNRRVLCASPTYLQRHGVPQRLDELAAHNCLRFMLAGRVHDRWCFQEGRREHAVQVAGDRVSDDADVVRRWALAGNGLAYKSWLDIADDVAAGRLQVLLPGCLGEAAPLNLLCAHRAQLSKPVRLLREYLQERCMCLLSRAPWQGIVSSRA; translated from the coding sequence ATGCTGCGTATCGACGACCTGCAGCTGTTCGTCCGTACCGCCGACAGCGGCAGCCTTTCCGCCGCGGCGCGCGGGCTCGACGTATCGCCGGCGGTGGCCAGCGCGGCGTTGAAACGCCTGGAAGCGAGCCTGGGTGCACGGCTGTTCGTGCGCTCCACCCGCAGTCTGCGCCTGACCGCCGAGGGCGAGGCGTATCTGCAGCATGCCCGGGCAGCACTGGCCAGCCTGCATGACGGGGCGCAGGCGCTCGCTGGCGGGCGCGAGGCGATCAGCGGTGTGCTGCCGCTATCGGCGCCGTCGGATTTCGGGCGCAACGTGCTGTTGCCCTGGCTTGATGAATTCCAGGCGTGCCATCCGCAATTGCAGGTGCGCCTGCTGCTGGGGGACGGCCTGACCGACCTGTTTCGTCAACCGGTGGACCTGGTCCTGCGCTATGGCGAGCCACAGGATTCGAGCCTGGTGGCGCTGCCGGTGGCCGCGGGCAATCGCCGGGTGCTGTGCGCCTCGCCGACCTACCTGCAGCGCCACGGCGTGCCGCAGCGGCTGGACGAACTGGCCGCGCACAACTGCCTGCGTTTCATGCTCGCCGGGCGCGTGCATGACCGCTGGTGCTTTCAGGAGGGGCGCCGTGAGCACGCCGTACAGGTCGCTGGCGACCGCGTCAGTGACGATGCCGACGTGGTGCGGCGCTGGGCGCTGGCCGGAAACGGACTGGCCTACAAATCCTGGCTGGACATCGCCGACGACGTGGCCGCGGGCCGTCTGCAGGTGCTGTTGCCAGGCTGTCTTGGTGAAGCGGCGCCCTTGAATCTGCTCTGCGCCCATCGGGCCCAGCTGAGCAAGCCGGTGCGGCTGCTGCGCGAGTATCTGCAGGAGCGCTGTATGTGCTTGCTGAGTCGCGCGCCGTGGCAGGGGATAGTTTCATCGCGCGCCTGA